The following are encoded in a window of Rosa chinensis cultivar Old Blush chromosome 4, RchiOBHm-V2, whole genome shotgun sequence genomic DNA:
- the LOC112199690 gene encoding uncharacterized protein LOC112199690: MMKYSPILKDDLNYKKYILNVILSANPNLHPDNYLVIVLYGYSDTRKRPKAKRLTPLAPFKTYAANSYIVKSSKGDHLWHVRRLVSYSDVTNIFKSTEKFMVYKVVFNVKDGLVVEQVEGKSIGDEALFLGGGHSVSVLASNFPGCKPNSIYYTNYDVTLF; this comes from the exons ATGATGAAGTACTCCCCCATATTGAAAGATGATCTGAACTACAAGAAATACATCCTAAATGTTATATTGTCCGCAAATCCCAACTTGCATCCGGACAATTATCTGGTCATTGTGCTCTACGGCTACTCTGATACAAG AAAGCGGCCAAAAGCAAAGAGACTTACGCCTCTAGCCCCCTTCAAAACCTACGCTGCTAATTCCTACATTGTGAAATCAAGCAAGGGAGACCATCTGTGGCATGTCCGAAGGCTAGTTTCATATTCTGATGTGACAAATATATTCAAGTCTACGGAGAAATTCATGGTTTACAAGGTAGTGTTCAACGTCAAAGATGGATTGGTTGTGGAGCAAGTTGAGGGAAAAAGCATCGGAGATGAGGCTTTGTTTCTGGGCGGCGGTCATTCAGTGTCGGTTTTGGCTTCAAACTTTCCTGGTTGTAAGCCGAATTCAATATACTACACCAACTATGATGTGACCTTATTTTGA
- the LOC112196184 gene encoding putative pentatricopeptide repeat-containing protein At1g13630, translating to MLNQIHKWKKPIHFLQKSRTLSSLIFTKSSASAAKPTAGPSSTTNVSELITGLRILGLGRINGDHYYRNIISTLNQTQVDIIIERLSLEDPEAGFGFFNLLRNEYGFRPSRVSSFAVSHVLAAKRWFEELRLVMKQMVEEEEGSGSATSLCELLLSRFRDWDSSGVVWDVLAFSYSRSEMVYDALTVLAKMKDLDLKVSMATYNCLLHNLRHTDIMWNVYDEIKDSGTPQSEYTTSILIDGLCEQASIRDAVSFLLDAQRKENGPSVVPFNTIMSRFCKLGFVDIAKSFFCMIFKYGLLPDSYSYNILIHGLCVAGSLEEALEFTKDMERHGLHPDTVTYNILCKGFRLLGLMTGAQQVIQKMLVKGLNPDHVTYTILICGHCHSGNIEEALKLREEMLSRGFQLSVILYSVLLSSLCKSGRIEETLRLHYEMEAVGLEPDLITCSILIHGLCKQGSVQRAIEIYREMYLKRILPHYSAHRAILLGLRKKGDISEARKYFDTLATITEDIVLYNIMMDGYVKLGNIAAALQLYEQAVEKGITPSVVTFNTLMYGFCNSGKLVEAQRMLNIIELHGMLPSPVTYTTLMNGYCGQGNIHGMLELLREMKAKAVDPTHVTYTVIIKGLCRQRKLQEAVHVVEEMYAKDLTPDQITYNTIIQCFCRARELKKAFQLHNEMLMHNLEPTPVTYNVLINGLCVYGDLNDADKLLVFLDDHNINLRKVAYTTLIKAHCAKGFVLRAVELFDQMVEKGFEISIRDYSAVINRLCKRSLITEAKYFFCMMLSDGISPDHELCKVMLNAFCQDGDSSSVYELLAEMIKSGILPD from the exons ATGCTCAATCAAATCCACAAATGGAAGAAGCCCATCCATTTTCTTCAAAAATCTCGAACCCTCTCTTCCCTCATCTTCACTAAATCCTCAGCCTCTGCCGCAAAGCCCACCGCCGGCCCCAGCAGCACAACCAATGTCTCCGAACTCATCACCGGCCTGAGAATCTTGGGTTTGGGTCGAATTAACGGTGACCATTACTATAGGAATATTATTTCGACTTTGAATCAGACCCAGGTGGATATTATTATCGAAAGGTTGAGCCTTGAGGACCCTGAAGCGGGTTTCGGTTTCTTCAATTTGTTGAGGAATGAGTACGGTTTTCGGCCTTCAAGGGTTTCGAGTTTCGCAGTTTCTCATGTTTTAGCGGCGAAAAGGTGGTTTGAGGAGTTGCGTTTGGTTATGAAGCAAATGGTAGAGGAGGAGGAAG GTTCTGGTTCTGCAACATCACTTTGTGAGCTGCTATTGAGTAGATTTAGGGACTGGGACTCGAGTGGTGTAGTGTGGGATGTTTTGGCGTTTTCTTATTCGAGAAGTGAGATGGTTTATGATGCCCTGACTGTTCTTGCTAAGATGAAAGATCTGGATTTGAAAGTTTCCATGGCAACGTATAATTGCTTGTTGCATAATTTAAGGCACACGGATATCATGTGGAATGTGTATGATGAAATTAAGGACAGTGGAACTCCTCAGAGTGAGTACACTACTTCTATACTTATAGATGGACTGTGTGAGCAAGCCAGCATACGAGATGCAGTTTCGTTTCTCTTGGATGCTCAAAGGAAGGAGAATGGGCCTTCAGTTGTTCCGTTCAATACCATTATGTCGAGGTTCTGTAAATTGGGTTTTGTGGATATTGCCAAGTCGTTTTTTTGTATGATATTCAAGTATGGACTACTTCCTGATTCGTACAGTTATAATATTCTTATTCATGGGCTGTGTGTAGCAGGTTCATTGGAAGAAGCTTTGGAGTTTACAAAAGACATGGAGAGGCATGGGCTACACCCTGACACAGTGACCTACAATATTCTTTGTAAAGGGTTTCGTCTACTTGGTTTAATGACTGGAGCTCAGCAGGTCATTCAGAAAATGTTGGTTAAAGGGTTAAATCCTGATCATGTTACATATACAATTCTAATATGTGGGCACTGCCATTCTGGGAATATTGAGGAAGCCCTTAAGCTGCGGGAAGAGATGCTTTCAAGGGGTTTTCAATTGAGTGTCATTTTGTATAGTGTACTGCTTAGCAGTTTGTGTAAAAGTGGACGAATAGAAGAAACATTGAGATTGCATTATGAGATGGAAGCTGTTGGCTTGGAACCAGATCTTATAACATGTTCTATTCTCATTCATGGCCTGTGCAAGCAAGGAAGTGTTCAAAGGGCTATTGAAATATATAGAGAAATGTACTTGAAGAGAATACTTCCCCATTACTCTGCACACCGTGCTATTCTTTTAGGTCTGCGCAAGAAAGGAGATATATCTGAGGCAAGGAAGTATTTTGATACTCTAGCAACAATCACAGAGGATATTGTTTTGTATAATATTATGATGGATGGATATGTAAAACTTGGTAATATTGCAGCAGCCTTACAGTTATATGAACAAGCAGTTGAAAAAGGAATAACTCCTAGTGTTGTCACTTTCAATACGCTTATGTATGGTTTCTGCAATAGTGGAAAACTAGTTGAGGCCCAACGGATGTTGAATATCATTGAGCTGCATGGAATGCTACCCAGTCCAGTTACCTATACGACTCTTATGAATGGCTACTGTGGACAGGGAAACATTCATGGGATGCTTGAATTGCTCCGGGAGATGAAAGCAAAAGCTGTAGATCCAACTCATGTAACTTATACTGTAATTATCAAGGGACTCTGCAGACAGAGGAAGCTGCAAGAGGCTGTCCATGTAGTTGAGGAAATGTATGCTAAGGACCTAACCCCAGATCAGATCACATATAATACCATCATTCAATGTTTCTGCAGAGCTCGAGAGTTGAAGAAAGCTTTTCAGTTGCACAATGAGATGTTAATGCATAATCTCGAGCCTACTCCTGTTACATATAATGTTCTCATCAATGGTCTTTGTGTATATGGTGACCTAAATGATGCTGACAAGCTATTGGTTTTTCTTGACGACCACAACATCAATCTAAGAAAAGTTGCTTATACCACATTAATCAAAGCACATTGTGCAAAGGGTTTTGTACTTAGAGCAGTGGAGCTCTTCGATCAGATGGTGGAGAAAGGATTTGAAATCTCCATAAGAGATTATAGTGCTGTAATTAATAGATTATGCAAAAGGTCTCTAATAACTGAAGCAAAATATTTTTTCTGTATGATGCTATCTGATGGGATATCTCCTGATCATGAGCTTTGTAAGGTGATGCTCAATGCTTTCTGTCAAGATGGTGATTCAAGTTCAGTATATGAACTCCTTGCTGAGATGATCAAATCTGGcattcttcctgattaa
- the LOC112199969 gene encoding DNA-3-methyladenine glycosylase → MSKANVRRQLVLLEKNKVPKEKSTTSAFSSHFSYKHLKRIYPIGLHKSSSSSSLSLSSLSLSLSENSIDSSSIIDSTSPLDQKISSALRLIAPPPQRRESPVPKVVQQQNQSFQDTDNGELRRCNWITKNSDKVYVAFHDECWGVPVYDDNQLFELLALSGMLMDHNWTEIVKRRELFREAFSGFDPNTVAKMGEEEIEEIASNKALMLPDCKVRCIVDNAKCILKIVRECGSFSSYMWGSVNHKPVINRFRHPRNVPLRSPKAEAMSKDLIKRGFRYVGPVIVYSFMQAAGLTIDHLVDCYRYSECVSLAERPWRHI, encoded by the exons ATGTCTAAAGCAAATGTAAGAAGACAATTAGTACTTCTGGAGAAGAACAAGGTTCCCAAGGAGAAGAGTACTACTAGTGCTTTCAGCTCCCACTTTTCTTATAAACACCTAAAGAGAATCTACCCAATTGGGCTTCACAAgagttcttcatcttcctctctaTCTCTATCATCCTTATCCTTGTCTTTGTCAGAAAACTCCATTGACTCTTCTTCTATCATTGATTCTACTTCTCCACTCGATCAGAAGATTTCATCAGCACTCCGCCTCATTGCACCACCGCCCCAAAGAAGAGAGTCTCCGGTGCCTAAAGTTGTCCAACAGCAGAATCAGAGCTTCCAGGATACTGATAATGGGGAGTTGAGGAGGTGCAATTGGATAACAAAGAACAGCG ATAAAGTTTATGTTGCATTTCATGATGAATGCTGGGGAGTTCCAGTATATGATGACAA TCAATTGTTTGAGCTGCTTGCCCTGTCTGGTATGTTGATGGACCACAATTGGACTGAAATTGTGAAAAGAAGGGAGCTATTCAG GGAAGCCTTTTCTGGATTTGATCCAAACACAGTTGCCAAAATGGGGGAGGAGGAGATTGAAGAGATAGCTTCCAACAAAGCTTTAATGTTGCCAGACTGCAAAGTCAGGTGCATTGTAGACAATGCCAAATGCATATTGAAG ATTGTGAGGGAATGTGGATCTTTCAGTAGCTATATGTGGGGTTCTGTGAATCACAAACCAGTGATCAACAGGTTCAGACACCCGAGAAATGTTCCTCTGAGGAGCCCGAAAGCAGAAGCCATGAGCAAGGATTTGATAAAGCGGGGATTTCGATACGTTGGACCAGTCATTGTGTACTCATTCATGCAGGCTGCTGGGTTGACCATCGATCATCTTGTGGATTGCTATAGGTATAGTGAGTGTGTGAGCCTTGCAGAAAGACCTTGGAGACATATCTAG